A portion of the Coturnix japonica isolate 7356 chromosome 4, Coturnix japonica 2.1, whole genome shotgun sequence genome contains these proteins:
- the BMPR1B gene encoding bone morphogenetic protein receptor type-1B isoform X2 gives MPLLSSSKLSMESRKEDVEGTAPAPPQKKLSCQCHHHCPEDSVNSTCSTDGYCFTIIEEDDSGGHLVTKGCLGLEGSDFQCRDTPIPHQRRSIECCTGQDYCNKYLHPTLPPLKNRDFAEGNIHHKALLISVTVCSILLVLIIIFCYFRYKRQEARPRYSIGLEQDETYIPPGESLKDLIEQSQSSGSGSGLPLLVQRTIAKQIQMVKQIGKGRYGEVWMGKWRGEKVAVKVFFTTEEASWFRETEIYQTVLMRHENILGFIAADIKGTGSWTQLYLITDYHENGSLYDYLKSTTLDTKGMLKLAYTSVSGLCHLHTEIFSTQGKPAIAHRDLKSKNILVKKNGTCCIADLGLAVKFISDTNEVDIPPNTRVGTKRYMPPEVLDESLNRNHFQSYIMADMYSFGLILWEIARRCVSGGIVEEYQLPYHDLVPSDPSYEDMREIVCIKRLRPSFPNRWSSDECLRQMGKLMMECWAHNPASRLTALRVKKTLAKMSESQDIKL, from the exons ATGCCCTTGCTAAGCTCCAGCAAGTTGAGCAtggagagcagaaaagaagatgTCGAGGGCACAGCACCTGCCCCTCCACAGAAGAAGCTGTCATGTCAGTGCCACCACCATTGTCCTGAGGACTCAGTTAACAGCACCTGCAG CACTGATGGCTACTGCTTCACCATAATAGAAGAAGATGATTCCGGCGGACATTTGGTCACCAAAGGATGCCTAGGATTAGAGGGCTCAGACTTCCAGTGTCGC GACACTCCTATTCCACACCAAAGAAGATCTATTGAATGTTGCACAGGACAAGATTACTGTAACAAATATCTTCACCCAACTCTGCCACCACTGAAAAATCGAG ACTTTGCTGAAGGAAACATTCACCATAAGGCCCTGCTGATCTCGGTGACTGTCTGTAGTATACTTCTGGTGCTTATCATCATATTCTGCTACTTCAG GTATAAGCGGCAGGAAGCTAGGCCCCGCTACAGCATCGGGCTGGAGCAGGACGAGACCTACATTCCCCCTGGAGAGTCCCTGAAGGATCTGATCGAGCAGTCCCAGAGCTCAGGCAGCGGTTCCGGGCTCCCTCTCCTG GTTCAAAGGACCATAGCAAAACAGATTCAGATGGTAAAACAGATTGGAAAAGGTCGCTATGGGGAAGTCTGGATGGGAAAGTGGCGTGGTGAAAAGGTAGCTGTCAAAGTGTTTTTTACCACGGAGGAGGCCAGCTGgttcagagaaacagaaatctaCCAAACTGTCCTGATGAGGCATGAAAATATTCTCG GATTTATTGCGGCAGACATTAAAGGCACAGGCTCTTGGACCCAACTTTATCTCATCACTGACTATCATGAAAATGGCTCCCTTTATGATTACCTAAAATCCACCACCCTGGACACAAAAGGCATGCTAAAACTGGCTTACACCTCTGTTAGTGGCTTGTGCCATCTACATACAGAGATCTTCAGCACCCAAGGCAAACCGGCTATTGCCCACCGTGATCTAAAAAGTAAGAACATCCTGGTGAAAAAGAACGGAACCTGCTGTATAGCAGATTTGGGCTTGGCTGTTAAATTTATTAG tGATACAAATGAGGTAGACATCCCTCCAAACACCCGCGTAGGAACAAAACGCTATATGCCTCCCGAGGTGCTGGATGAAAGCTTGAACAGAAATCACTTTCAGTCATACATCATGGCTGATATGTACAGCTTTGGACTCATCCTCTGGGAGATAGCCAGAAGATGTGTGTCAGGAG GAATAGTGGAAGAATACCAGCTCCCATATCATGACCTTGTGCCCAGTGACCCCTCCTATGAGGACATGCGGGAGATTGTGTGCATCAAAAGACTACGTCCTTCATTCCCCAACAGATGGAGCAGCGATGAG